A single Polyodon spathula isolate WHYD16114869_AA chromosome 6, ASM1765450v1, whole genome shotgun sequence DNA region contains:
- the tjap1 gene encoding tight junction-associated protein 1 isoform X2 — protein sequence MTSSAPVRKPYRKAPPQHREIRHDLPLFSDDLDGDLALPPAEPCQESLSDTDRIKVLQQQNEDLRQRLTCTTLKMEAMETEFESSRHYMEAEMGRTKDELEKMKDKFRRLQNSYTASQRTNQDLEDKLHALLRMVENDKKTMDHETVELTNKLLDAKNTIDKLEELNERYRQDCNLAVQLLKCNKSHFRNHKFADLPYELQDMVNKHMKTSPPDSGQVKPELFPSLASTDVVPTSVIARVLEKPEPLVLNSAQSSSSAGRPMAEDVFVHVDMTGPQADRNGLGQENGGQGLVRGAHQLQQNGTCDRQGSVESPAGEEGGNRAALSSFEKLNPYPTPQHPHPLYPGRKVIEFSTDDKVKIPKNSPLPNCTYATRQAISLSLVQGEDDGERQRTVPSSPAVSEGGWRSGGGCGRGSRCTPQQNMADLRSTQSSPFSSPPPVPSALASLASSEEDLLSNWQRMFVEKMAPTSEGTLVNRTSFSSETAHELQRSFQAKMVPGGGRGTGEQQGAYSDGEESSARSWTVSRESSLDTDNSSAAESRVKKGHYTTDCSQEESKKLLMAVDTQDDGGSVDTTIATTSITKTSPAVKRKEYADLGSTGNSTEERDILPQEFTMIAPRAFPSLEEFVEKPPLHHTTTASSRPQKSPKRMGVHHLHRKDSLNRAQEHGNLLD from the exons GGTTCTGCAGCAGCAGAATGAGGACCTGCGACAGAGACTCACCTGTACCACCCTCAAGATGGAGGCGATGGAGACGGAGTTCGAATCCAGCCGGCACTACATGGAGGCAGAGATGGGAAGGACCAAGGACGAGCTGGAAAAGATGAAGGATAAGTTCCGCAG ACTGCAGAACAGTTACACAGCATCCCAGAGAACCAACCAGGACTTGGAGGACAAACTTCATGCACTG CTCAGAATGGTGGAGAACGATAAGAAAACCATGGACCACGAGACTGTGGAGCTCACAAATAAGCTGCTGGATGCTAAGAATACCATCGATAAACTGGAAGAACTAAAT GAGCGCTATCGGCAGGACTGTAACTTGGCCGTGCAGCTGTTGAAGTGCAATAAATCTCATTTTAGGAACCACAAGTTTGCTGAT cttCCTTATGAGTTACAAGACATGGTAAACAAGCACATGAAGACCAGTCCCCCCGATTCAGGGCAAGTCAAGCCAGAGTTGTTCCCAAGCCTGGCTTCTACTGACGTGGTGCCCACATCGGTGATTGCCCGGGTGCTGGAAAAGCCAGAGCCTCTGGTGCTGAACTCTGCCCAGTCGAGCAGCAGCGCAGGGCGCCCCATGGCAGAGGACGTCTTTGTTCATGTCGACATGACTGGGCCGCAGGCTGACAGGAACGGGCTGGGCCAGGAGAACGGTGGGCAGGGTTTGGTGAGAGGAGCGCACCAGCTGCAACAGAACGGGACGTGCGATCGGCAGGGCAGTGTAGAGAGCCCGGCAGGAGAGGAAGGAGGGAACAGAGCAGCGTTGTCCTCCTTTGAGAAGCTCAACCCGTACCCCACCCCGCAGCACCCCCACCCTCTCTACCCAGGTCGTAAGGTCATTGAGTTCTCCACCGACGACAAGGTGAAGATCCCAAAGAACAGCCCGCTGCCAAACTGTACCTATGCTACCCGACAGGCCATCTCCCTCAGcctggtgcagggagaggatgACGGGGAGCGGCAGAGGACAGTACCCAGCAGCCCTGCGGTGTCCGAGGGGGGCTGGCGTTCCGGTGGGGGTTGTGGTCGTGGCAGTCGCTGCACTCCACAGCAGAACATGGCTGACCTCCGCTCCACCCAGTCTAGCCCCTTCAGTAGCCCACCACCTGTGCCCAGTGCCCTTGCCAGCTTGGCCAGCTCAGAGGAGGACCTTCTATCCAACTGGCAACGCATGTTCGTGGAGAAGATGGCTCCGACTTCCGAGGGAACTCTGGTCAACCGCACCTCCTTCAGCAGCGAGACAGCCCATGAGCTGCAGAGGAGCTTCCAGGCTAAGATGGTGCCTGGAGGTGGGAGGGGGACTGGGGAGCAGCAGGGCGCCTACTCAGACGGGGAAGAGTCGTCGGCACGCAGCTGGACTGTCAGTCGTGAATCCAGTCTGGACACAGATAACAGCAGCGCTGCAGAGTCCCGAGTCAAAAAGGGACACTACACCACTGACTGCTCCCAGGAGGAGAGCAAGAAGCTCCTTATGGCTGTAGACACCCAGGACGATGGTGGCAGCGTTGACACCACCATTGCTACCACATCCATAACCAAGACGAGCCCTGCAGTGAAGAGAAAGGAGTATGCGGACTTGGGGTCTACTGGGAACTCCACAGAGGAGCGGGACATCCTGCCTCAGGAGTTCACCATGATTGCTCCAAGGGCTTTCCCCAGCTTGGAGGAGTTTGTAGAGAAGCCACCTCTACATCATACcaccacagcctcctccaggccCCAGAAGAGCCCCAAACGAATGGGAGTCCATCATCTGCACCGCAAGGATAGCCTCAACCGGGCACAGGAGCATGGAAACCTTCTGGATTAA
- the tjap1 gene encoding tight junction-associated protein 1 isoform X3, producing MEAMETEFESSRHYMEAEMGRTKDELEKMKDKFRRLQNSYTASQRTNQDLEDKLHALLRMVENDKKTMDHETVELTNKLLDAKNTIDKLEELNERYRQDCNLAVQLLKCNKSHFRNHKFADLPYELQDMVNKHMKTSPPDSGQVKPELFPSLASTDVVPTSVIARVLEKPEPLVLNSAQSSSSAGRPMAEDVFVHVDMTGPQADRNGLGQENGGQGLVRGAHQLQQNGTCDRQGSVESPAGEEGGNRAALSSFEKLNPYPTPQHPHPLYPGRKVIEFSTDDKVKIPKNSPLPNCTYATRQAISLSLVQGEDDGERQRTVPSSPAVSEGGWRSGGGCGRGSRCTPQQNMADLRSTQSSPFSSPPPVPSALASLASSEEDLLSNWQRMFVEKMAPTSEGTLVNRTSFSSETAHELQRSFQAKMVPGGGRGTGEQQGAYSDGEESSARSWTVSRESSLDTDNSSAAESRVKKGHYTTDCSQEESKKLLMAVDTQDDGGSVDTTIATTSITKTSPAVKRKEYADLGSTGNSTEERDILPQEFTMIAPRAFPSLEEFVEKPPLHHTTTASSRPQKSPKRMGVHHLHRKDSLNRAQEHGNLLD from the exons ATGGAGGCGATGGAGACGGAGTTCGAATCCAGCCGGCACTACATGGAGGCAGAGATGGGAAGGACCAAGGACGAGCTGGAAAAGATGAAGGATAAGTTCCGCAG ACTGCAGAACAGTTACACAGCATCCCAGAGAACCAACCAGGACTTGGAGGACAAACTTCATGCACTG CTCAGAATGGTGGAGAACGATAAGAAAACCATGGACCACGAGACTGTGGAGCTCACAAATAAGCTGCTGGATGCTAAGAATACCATCGATAAACTGGAAGAACTAAAT GAGCGCTATCGGCAGGACTGTAACTTGGCCGTGCAGCTGTTGAAGTGCAATAAATCTCATTTTAGGAACCACAAGTTTGCTGAT cttCCTTATGAGTTACAAGACATGGTAAACAAGCACATGAAGACCAGTCCCCCCGATTCAGGGCAAGTCAAGCCAGAGTTGTTCCCAAGCCTGGCTTCTACTGACGTGGTGCCCACATCGGTGATTGCCCGGGTGCTGGAAAAGCCAGAGCCTCTGGTGCTGAACTCTGCCCAGTCGAGCAGCAGCGCAGGGCGCCCCATGGCAGAGGACGTCTTTGTTCATGTCGACATGACTGGGCCGCAGGCTGACAGGAACGGGCTGGGCCAGGAGAACGGTGGGCAGGGTTTGGTGAGAGGAGCGCACCAGCTGCAACAGAACGGGACGTGCGATCGGCAGGGCAGTGTAGAGAGCCCGGCAGGAGAGGAAGGAGGGAACAGAGCAGCGTTGTCCTCCTTTGAGAAGCTCAACCCGTACCCCACCCCGCAGCACCCCCACCCTCTCTACCCAGGTCGTAAGGTCATTGAGTTCTCCACCGACGACAAGGTGAAGATCCCAAAGAACAGCCCGCTGCCAAACTGTACCTATGCTACCCGACAGGCCATCTCCCTCAGcctggtgcagggagaggatgACGGGGAGCGGCAGAGGACAGTACCCAGCAGCCCTGCGGTGTCCGAGGGGGGCTGGCGTTCCGGTGGGGGTTGTGGTCGTGGCAGTCGCTGCACTCCACAGCAGAACATGGCTGACCTCCGCTCCACCCAGTCTAGCCCCTTCAGTAGCCCACCACCTGTGCCCAGTGCCCTTGCCAGCTTGGCCAGCTCAGAGGAGGACCTTCTATCCAACTGGCAACGCATGTTCGTGGAGAAGATGGCTCCGACTTCCGAGGGAACTCTGGTCAACCGCACCTCCTTCAGCAGCGAGACAGCCCATGAGCTGCAGAGGAGCTTCCAGGCTAAGATGGTGCCTGGAGGTGGGAGGGGGACTGGGGAGCAGCAGGGCGCCTACTCAGACGGGGAAGAGTCGTCGGCACGCAGCTGGACTGTCAGTCGTGAATCCAGTCTGGACACAGATAACAGCAGCGCTGCAGAGTCCCGAGTCAAAAAGGGACACTACACCACTGACTGCTCCCAGGAGGAGAGCAAGAAGCTCCTTATGGCTGTAGACACCCAGGACGATGGTGGCAGCGTTGACACCACCATTGCTACCACATCCATAACCAAGACGAGCCCTGCAGTGAAGAGAAAGGAGTATGCGGACTTGGGGTCTACTGGGAACTCCACAGAGGAGCGGGACATCCTGCCTCAGGAGTTCACCATGATTGCTCCAAGGGCTTTCCCCAGCTTGGAGGAGTTTGTAGAGAAGCCACCTCTACATCATACcaccacagcctcctccaggccCCAGAAGAGCCCCAAACGAATGGGAGTCCATCATCTGCACCGCAAGGATAGCCTCAACCGGGCACAGGAGCATGGAAACCTTCTGGATTAA